A single Nomascus leucogenys isolate Asia chromosome 14, Asia_NLE_v1, whole genome shotgun sequence DNA region contains:
- the EPN2 gene encoding epsin-2 isoform X4, whose product MSREVAEQEERLRRGDDLRLQMALEESRRDTVKIPKKKEHGSLPQQTTLLDLMDALPSSGPASQKAEPWGPSASTNQTNPWGGPAAPASTSEPWPSFGTKPAASIDPWGVPTGASTQSVPKNSDPWAASQQPASSAGKTVSDAWGAVSTTKPVSASGSFEVFSNLNGTIKDDFSEFDNLRTSKKTAESVTSLPSQNNGTTSPDPFESQPLTVASSKPSSARKTPESFLGPNAALVNLDSLVTRPAPPAQSLNPFLAPGVPATSAPVNPFQVNQPQPLTLNQLRGSPVLGTSTSFGPGPGVESMAVASMTSTAPQPALGASGSSLTPLGPATMNMVGSVGIPPSAAQATGTTNPFLL is encoded by the exons ATGAGCAGAGAAGTGGCTGAGCAG GAAGAACGCCTCAGGCGGGGTGATGACCTCAGATTACAGATGGCCCTGGAAGAAAGCCGAAGGGACACAGTtaaaattccaaaaaagaaagag CACGGCTCTCTCCCACAGCAGACTACACTGTTGGATTTAATGGATGCTCTCCCCAGCTCAGGCCCCGCGTCCCAGAAAGCGGAGCCCTGGGGCCCGTCGGCCTCCACTAACCAGACCAACCCCTGGGGCGGGCCAGCGGCTCCTGCGAGTACTTCAGAACCCTGGCCATCGTTTG GTACCAAGCCAGCTGCCTCCATTGACCCATGGGGGGTGCCCACTGGAGCCAGCACACAATCTGTCCCCAAGAACTCGGACCCCTGGGCAGCTTCACAGCAGCCTGCCtccagtgctgggaaaacagttTCTGATGCGTGGGGTGCAGTCTCCACCACCAAGCCTGTGTCTGCCTCTG GGTCCTTTGAGGTCTTCAGTAATCTGAATGGTACAATTAAAGACGACTTTTCTGAATTTGACAACCTTCGGACTTCAAAAAAAACAG CCGAATCTGTGACCTCTCTGCCATCCCAAAACAATGGAACTACCAGCCCTGACCCCTTTGAGTCTCAACCCCTGACCGTCGCCTCAAGCAAGCCCAGCAGTGCCCGGAAAACACCTGAGTCCTTCCTGGGCCCCAACGCGGCCCTGGTGAACCTGGACTCACTGGTCACCAGGCCTGCCCCACCGGCCCAGTCCCTCAACCCTTTCCTGGCACCAG GTGTACCCGCTACCTCGGCCCCTGTTAACCCCTTCCAAGTGAACCAGCCCCAGCCACTGACGCTGAACCAGCTTCGGGGGAGCCCAGTCCTGGGGACCAGCACATCCTttgggcctggcccaggagtGGAGTCCATGGCTGTGGCCTCGATGACCTCCACGGCCCCACAGCCAGCTCTGGGGGCCAGTGGTTCCTCTCTGACACCACTGGGCCCTGCAACGATGAACATGGTGGGCAGTGTGGGTATCCCCCCATCGGCAGCCCAGGCCACCGGCACAACCAACCCTTTCCTTCTCTAG